TACGTGACCGAGAACATGGTCGGCCACAAGCTCGGCGAGTTCGCTCCGACCCGCATCTTCAAGGGGCACAGCGGGAAGAAGGCGGACGCGGCCGCGGCTGGAGCCCGGCCCGGCGGCGCTCCGGGAGCGCCGGGCGCGCCCGCGCCCGCGCCGGCGGCCAAGGCGTAGAGGGGAGATCACGATGAACGCCGTCGCTCGTCTCCGGTACATGAAGGGGTCGGCCCAGAAGGTCCGGCTCGTCGCGGACCTGATCCGCGGCAAGAAAGTCAACGACGCCGCCGCGATCCTGCGCGGCACGCCGAAATACGCGTGCCGCGACCTGCTGAAGCTCCTCAAGTCCGCGATCGCGAATGCCGAGCAGAAGGAAGCGGGCGTGGACGTCGAGAAGCTCGTCGTGCGGATGATCCAGGTCGACGGTGGGCCCCGCGAGAAACGGATCCGGCCGGCCCCGATGGGCCGCGCCTATCGCATCCAGAAACGGAAGAGTCACGTCACGCTCGAAGTCTCGGACGAGGCGAGAGGGTAAGGGAAAGAT
Above is a window of Thermoanaerobaculia bacterium DNA encoding:
- a CDS encoding ribosomal protein S19 family protein; translated protein: YVTENMVGHKLGEFAPTRIFKGHSGKKADAAAAGARPGGAPGAPGAPAPAPAAKA
- the rplV gene encoding 50S ribosomal protein L22: MNAVARLRYMKGSAQKVRLVADLIRGKKVNDAAAILRGTPKYACRDLLKLLKSAIANAEQKEAGVDVEKLVVRMIQVDGGPREKRIRPAPMGRAYRIQKRKSHVTLEVSDEARG